CTTCGCCAAGATGGTCCACAACGGCATCGAGTACGCCGTGATGCAGGCCTACGCCGAGGGCTGGGAGCTGCTGGAGGCGGCCGACGCCGTCGACAACGTGACCGACGTCTTCCGCTCCTGGCGCGAGGGCACCGTGATCCGGTCCTGGCTGCTCGACCTGCTGGTGGCCGCGCTCGACGACGACCCGGGCCTGGAGTCGATCCGTGGCTACGCCGACGACTCCGGCGAGGGCCGGTGGACCGTCGAGGCCGCGATCGAGCACGCCGTGCCCGCGCCCGCCATCGCCGCGGCGCTGTTCGCGCGCTTCGCCTCCCGCCAGGACGACAGCCCGGCGATGAAGGCGGTCGCCGCCATGCGCAACCAGTTCGGAGGACACGCGGTCAAGGCCGACGACCGCCACGCCGGGGCCGACCAGGCCCCCGAGAAGGGCCGCGACACCTCGTCCGGCGACGCCACCGACCGGCAGGACGCCTGAGCCGGGCGGCGCATGTACGTCTCCCACCTGACGCTCCACCAGTTCCGCTCCCACGCCGCCCTCGAGGTGGCGCTCGAGCCGGGGGTCACCGCGTTCCTCGGCCCCAACGGCCAGGGCAAGACCAACATCGTCGAGGCCGTCGACTACCTCGCCCGGCTGTCGTCCCACCGCGTCGCCTCCGACGCCCCCCTTGTCGCGCAGGGCGCGGAGCAGGCGCTGGTCAGGGCGGCCGTGGTCAAGGACGGCCGCACCGCCGTGCTCGAGGTGGAGATCAACCCCGGTCGGGCCAACCGGGCCCGGGTGAACCGGTCGCCGCTGCCGCGGGCACGCGACATCGTCGGGCTGCTCCGGACGGTGCTGTTCTCCCCGGAGGACCTGTCCCTGGTCAAGGGTGACCCGAGCGAGCGACGCCGCTTCCTCGACGACCTCCTCGTGCTCCGCACCCCGCGCCTGGCCGGGGTCCGGGCCGACTTCGACCGGGTGCTCAAGCAGCGCAACGCCCTGCTCAAGCAGGCCGGTGCCGAGCGCCGGGGACGCTCCTCCCGCCCCGACGAGCACTTCGAGAGCACGCTGGCGGTCTGGGACGAGCAGCTCGTGCGCCTGGGCAGCGAGATCACCGCGGCCCGGGCGGCGCTGGTCGACGACCTGCTCCACCCCCTGGCCGAGGCCTACGCCACGGTCGCCAAGGAGTCCGGGCGCAACGAGGCGACGGTGACCCACCAGCCGTCGGTGGTGGCCGAGGACCCTCACGACCGGGAGTCGCTGGCCCAGGCCTACGCGACCCAGCTGGCCGAGCGACGCCGCGAGGAGGTGCAGCGCGGCCTCACCCTGGTCGGGCCGCACCGCGACGAGCTCGCCCTCGCGGTGGGCACGATGCCGGTCAAGGGCTACGCCTCCCACGGCGAGACCTGGTCCTACGCGCTGGCGCTGCGGCTGGCGTCCTACTCCCTGTTGCGGGAGGAGGGTGACGACCCGATCCTGGTCCTCGACGACGTCTTCGCCGAGCTCGACACCGACCGCCGCACGCGGCTGGCCGAGATCGCCGCCGGGGCCGAGCAGGTCCTGGTCACCGCCGCCGTCGAGGACGACGTCCCCCAGGCGCTGGCCGGCGCCCGGGTCCACGTAC
This genomic window from Nocardioides marmoribigeumensis contains:
- the recF gene encoding DNA replication/repair protein RecF (All proteins in this family for which functions are known are DNA-binding proteins that assist the filamentation of RecA onto DNA for the initiation of recombination or recombinational repair.), which translates into the protein MYVSHLTLHQFRSHAALEVALEPGVTAFLGPNGQGKTNIVEAVDYLARLSSHRVASDAPLVAQGAEQALVRAAVVKDGRTAVLEVEINPGRANRARVNRSPLPRARDIVGLLRTVLFSPEDLSLVKGDPSERRRFLDDLLVLRTPRLAGVRADFDRVLKQRNALLKQAGAERRGRSSRPDEHFESTLAVWDEQLVRLGSEITAARAALVDDLLHPLAEAYATVAKESGRNEATVTHQPSVVAEDPHDRESLAQAYATQLAERRREEVQRGLTLVGPHRDELALAVGTMPVKGYASHGETWSYALALRLASYSLLREEGDDPILVLDDVFAELDTDRRTRLAEIAAGAEQVLVTAAVEDDVPQALAGARVHVRREG